A genome region from Blautia coccoides includes the following:
- a CDS encoding DUF2156 domain-containing protein, with amino-acid sequence MNLDFKPVEAEDIDRLTPLFCRRPNKTCDSVFLDSFIWSKLYGVQFAVSDGKAIQWLMENDGVAGTAMPICSEEDLEHYFNEIVEYFNTVLKKPLYIHLADEEAVMALGLMEQTDRFLVKEQEDLKDYLYDGDAMRSLSGKKLHKKKNHLNGFKRDYEGRYEYRRLCCSDRGDVWKFLDHWREQKGEEVEAHLDYEVEGIHEILKNCSNLQVRMGGVYIDGKLEAFTIGSFNPLENMAVIHIEKANPEIRGLYQFINQQFLLAEFPEAALINREDDLGIEGLRKAKMSYNPVGYARKYEVKQIDFKAEA; translated from the coding sequence ATGAATTTAGACTTTAAACCGGTAGAAGCAGAAGATATAGATAGATTGACACCTCTTTTTTGCAGGAGACCCAACAAGACCTGTGACAGCGTGTTTCTTGACAGTTTTATTTGGAGCAAGCTTTACGGCGTTCAGTTTGCGGTCAGCGATGGCAAAGCGATCCAGTGGCTTATGGAGAATGACGGCGTGGCTGGGACAGCCATGCCTATCTGCAGTGAGGAAGATTTGGAACATTATTTCAATGAGATCGTGGAATACTTTAATACCGTACTGAAAAAGCCTTTATATATCCATCTCGCCGATGAGGAGGCAGTTATGGCCCTGGGGCTTATGGAGCAGACGGACAGATTTTTAGTGAAAGAGCAGGAAGACTTAAAGGATTATCTCTATGACGGAGATGCCATGAGATCCCTCTCAGGGAAGAAACTGCATAAAAAGAAAAACCATCTCAATGGATTTAAGAGGGATTATGAGGGCAGGTATGAGTACCGCCGGCTCTGCTGTTCTGACAGAGGGGATGTATGGAAGTTTTTGGACCACTGGAGAGAACAGAAGGGCGAGGAAGTGGAGGCACATCTGGACTATGAGGTGGAGGGAATCCACGAGATCCTAAAAAACTGCTCCAATCTACAGGTCCGCATGGGCGGAGTCTATATTGACGGAAAACTGGAGGCATTTACCATCGGAAGCTTTAATCCCCTGGAAAATATGGCCGTGATCCATATAGAGAAGGCCAATCCTGAGATCCGGGGGTTATACCAGTTCATTAACCAGCAGTTCCTCCTGGCCGAATTTCCGGAAGCGGCTTTGATAAACCGTGAGGACGACCTGGGGATCGAGGGGCTTAGAAAGGCAAAAATGTCTTATAATCCTGTGGGATACGCCAGAAAATATGAAGTAAAGCAGATTGATTTCAAGGCAGAAGCGTGA